A single Micromonospora sp. CCTCC AA 2012012 DNA region contains:
- a CDS encoding MFS transporter, with protein MTTLQERATGTIAAPPATPVRAETGWGALLVLLTGTFVTLLDFFIVNVAIPSIQVDLRAGPSAVQWVVAAFGLALAAGLITGGRLGDLYGRRRLYASGLGLFTLASAACGLAPTAGVLVAGRVVQGVGAALLMPQVLAIITTVYTGPRRARAFSAYGVAVGLGAVFGQLIGGLLIRMDIAGLGWRSIFLINLPIGVAAVAASRRLLPESRSATGARLDLPGTVLVTLGLVAVVHPLVAGEPAGWCLAALLPLTVFALHQRRLAARGGAPLVHPGLFADRAYTVGVLVSLAFQLTMASFFLVLAVYLQDGRGLSALASGVLFVPLGVGYLVTSVLSGRLAAGRGRRTLTVGTLVVAAGYALLALAAHDPVGWLVPGLTVAGVGMGLVVAPLPSIVLAGVAARHAAAASGVLSAAQQAGNAIGVALIGSVFFSALGTGGFPHAFTLGLDVLVALGVAVALLVRLLPRHTA; from the coding sequence ATGACGACCCTGCAGGAGCGGGCCACCGGCACCATCGCCGCGCCGCCCGCCACCCCGGTACGGGCCGAGACCGGCTGGGGCGCCCTGCTGGTGCTGCTGACCGGCACGTTCGTCACGCTGCTGGACTTCTTCATCGTCAACGTGGCCATCCCGTCGATCCAGGTGGACCTGCGGGCCGGTCCCTCGGCGGTGCAGTGGGTGGTCGCCGCGTTCGGGCTGGCGCTGGCCGCCGGACTGATCACCGGTGGCCGGCTGGGCGACCTGTACGGCCGACGCCGGCTGTACGCGTCCGGCCTCGGCCTGTTCACCCTCGCCTCGGCGGCGTGCGGGCTGGCGCCGACCGCGGGCGTGCTGGTCGCCGGCCGGGTCGTGCAGGGTGTCGGCGCCGCGCTGCTGATGCCGCAGGTGCTGGCCATCATCACCACCGTCTACACCGGTCCCCGGCGGGCCCGCGCGTTCAGCGCGTACGGCGTGGCGGTGGGGCTGGGCGCGGTGTTCGGGCAGCTCATCGGCGGCCTGCTGATCAGGATGGACATCGCGGGTCTCGGCTGGCGGAGCATCTTCCTGATCAACCTGCCGATCGGCGTGGCGGCCGTCGCGGCCAGCCGGCGCCTGCTGCCCGAGTCGCGCTCCGCCACCGGCGCCCGCCTCGATCTGCCCGGCACCGTGCTGGTCACGCTCGGCCTGGTCGCCGTCGTGCACCCGCTGGTGGCCGGCGAGCCGGCCGGCTGGTGCCTGGCGGCCCTGCTGCCGCTCACCGTGTTCGCGCTGCACCAGCGGCGGCTGGCGGCACGCGGTGGCGCACCCCTGGTGCACCCGGGCCTGTTCGCCGACCGCGCGTACACCGTGGGCGTGCTGGTGAGCCTGGCCTTCCAGCTCACCATGGCGTCGTTCTTCCTGGTGCTGGCGGTCTATCTGCAGGACGGGCGCGGCCTGTCGGCGCTCGCGTCCGGGGTGCTCTTCGTGCCGCTCGGCGTCGGCTACCTGGTCACGTCGGTGCTGTCGGGCCGGTTGGCCGCCGGGCGGGGCCGCCGGACGCTGACCGTCGGCACGCTGGTGGTCGCCGCCGGGTACGCCCTGCTCGCGCTCGCCGCACACGACCCGGTCGGCTGGCTGGTGCCGGGCCTCACGGTGGCCGGCGTCGGGATGGGCCTGGTGGTCGCGCCGCTGCCGTCGATCGTGCTGGCCGGGGTGGCGGCCCGGCACGCGGCGGCGGCCTCCGGGGTGCTCTCCGCGGCGCAGCAGGCCGGCAACGCGATCGGGGTGGCCCTGATCGGCAGCGTGTTCTTTTCCGCGCTCGGCACCGGCGGCTTCCCGCACGCGTTCACGCTCGGCCTGGACGTGCTGGTGGCGCTGGGCGTCGCGGTGGCGCTGCTGGTCCGGCTGCTGCCGCGACACACCGCCTGA
- the htpG gene encoding molecular chaperone HtpG, giving the protein MSDRVETLEFQAEARQLLQLMVHSIYSNKDVFLRELISNASDALDKLRLESLVDKDLDVDTADLHIELEIDKDARTLTVRDNGIGMSRDEVVGLIGTIAKSGTAELLRKLRESQDAAASQELIGQFGVGFYATFMVADTVTLVTRRAGQSGGTRWESAGEGTYSVESVDDAPQGTSVTLHLKPADTEDNLHDYTAEWTVREIVKRYSDFIAWPIRMTVERPGEEGATTTETQTLNSMKALWARSRDEVDEAEYHEFYKHVARDWADPLETIHMRGEGTFEYEALLFLPSHAPLDLFSPQGHRGVQLYVKRVFIMDDCDALMPNYLRFVKGVVDAHDLSLNISREILQQDRQIRAVRRRLVKKVLATLTEMKAERAEAYRTFWGEFGAVLKEGLLEDTDNSETLLNLLRLASTRDADEPTTLADYVGRMKDGQTEIYYATGDSRGTIENSPHLEAFRAKGYEVLILTDPVDEVWVERVGAYDGKTLRSVAKGQVDLETDEEKAKTDQERKEYADLLTWMSEALADSVKEVRLSSRLTTSPACVVGDAHDMTPTLEKMYRAMGQEVPRVKRILELNPGHPLVTGLRKAHEQNAEGAALTETAELLYGMALLAEGGELADPARFTRILADRLARTL; this is encoded by the coding sequence GTGAGCGACCGGGTCGAGACGTTGGAGTTCCAGGCCGAGGCTCGTCAGCTGCTCCAGCTGATGGTGCACTCGATCTATTCGAACAAGGACGTCTTCCTGCGCGAACTCATCTCGAACGCGTCCGACGCGCTGGACAAGCTGCGGCTGGAGTCCCTGGTCGACAAGGACCTGGACGTCGACACCGCGGACCTGCACATCGAGCTGGAGATCGACAAGGACGCCCGTACGCTCACCGTGCGGGACAACGGCATCGGCATGTCCCGCGACGAGGTGGTCGGCCTGATCGGCACCATCGCCAAGTCCGGCACCGCCGAGCTGCTGCGCAAGCTGCGCGAGTCGCAGGACGCCGCCGCCTCGCAGGAGCTGATCGGCCAGTTCGGCGTCGGCTTCTACGCCACCTTCATGGTCGCCGACACGGTGACCCTGGTGACCCGGCGCGCCGGGCAGTCCGGCGGCACCCGCTGGGAGTCCGCCGGCGAGGGCACCTACTCCGTCGAGTCCGTCGACGACGCCCCGCAGGGCACCTCGGTCACGCTGCACCTCAAGCCGGCCGACACCGAGGACAACCTGCACGACTACACCGCCGAGTGGACCGTCCGGGAGATCGTCAAGCGCTACTCCGACTTCATCGCCTGGCCGATCCGGATGACCGTGGAACGCCCCGGCGAGGAGGGCGCCACCACGACCGAGACGCAGACCCTCAACTCGATGAAGGCGCTCTGGGCCCGCTCCCGGGACGAGGTCGACGAGGCCGAGTACCACGAGTTCTACAAGCACGTCGCCCGCGACTGGGCCGACCCGCTCGAAACCATCCACATGCGCGGCGAGGGCACCTTCGAGTACGAGGCGCTGCTCTTCCTGCCCTCGCACGCCCCGCTGGACCTCTTCTCCCCGCAGGGCCACCGCGGCGTGCAGCTCTATGTCAAGCGCGTCTTCATCATGGACGACTGCGACGCGCTGATGCCCAACTACCTGCGCTTCGTCAAGGGCGTCGTGGACGCCCACGACCTGTCGCTGAACATCTCCCGGGAGATCCTCCAGCAGGACCGGCAGATCCGCGCCGTACGCCGCCGCCTGGTCAAGAAGGTCCTCGCCACCCTCACCGAGATGAAGGCCGAGCGGGCCGAGGCGTACCGGACCTTCTGGGGCGAGTTCGGGGCGGTGCTCAAGGAGGGCCTGCTCGAGGACACCGACAACAGCGAGACGCTGCTGAACCTGCTGCGGCTGGCGTCCACCCGGGACGCCGACGAGCCGACCACCCTGGCCGACTACGTCGGGCGGATGAAGGACGGCCAGACCGAGATCTACTACGCCACCGGCGACTCCCGCGGCACCATCGAGAACTCCCCGCACCTGGAGGCGTTCCGCGCCAAGGGCTACGAGGTGCTCATCCTCACCGACCCGGTCGACGAGGTCTGGGTCGAGCGGGTCGGTGCGTACGACGGGAAGACCCTCCGCTCGGTCGCCAAGGGCCAGGTGGACCTGGAGACCGACGAGGAGAAGGCGAAGACCGACCAGGAGCGGAAGGAGTACGCCGACCTGCTCACCTGGATGAGCGAGGCGCTCGCCGACAGTGTCAAGGAGGTCCGGCTCTCCTCCCGGCTCACCACCTCGCCGGCCTGCGTGGTCGGCGACGCCCACGACATGACGCCCACCCTGGAGAAGATGTACCGGGCGATGGGGCAGGAGGTGCCGCGGGTCAAGCGGATCCTCGAACTCAACCCCGGCCACCCGCTCGTCACCGGCCTGCGCAAGGCCCACGAGCAGAACGCCGAGGGCGCGGCGCTGACCGAGACCGCCGAGCTGCTGTACGGCATGGCCCTGCTCGCCGAGGGCGGTGAACTGGCCGACCCGGCCCGGTTCACCCGGATCCTCGCCGACCGGCTCGCCCGTACCCTGTAG
- a CDS encoding FadR/GntR family transcriptional regulator — protein MVFLPVPRASVSDHVFGQLRDAIVSGRYRPEETLPGERELAAAFAVNRHAVREALRRLQQLGLVRVSQGGATRVLDWRVHAGLDLALSLTQSGDVLPVETLVRDMLEMRACIGVDAARLCAERGDPDVTAALVRAAEEYGALAPDLDRMAAANIAIWRLVVHGSGNTAYLLAFNSLVAGTLAVGDVPPAGRAAELLDVAGHRRLAAAIAAGQGTAAARHARALLTAPVTTPTTTPSEREARA, from the coding sequence ATGGTGTTCCTCCCCGTGCCCCGCGCCTCGGTCTCCGACCACGTCTTCGGCCAGCTCCGCGACGCCATCGTCAGCGGCCGCTACCGGCCGGAGGAGACCCTGCCCGGCGAGCGCGAGCTGGCCGCCGCGTTCGCGGTCAACCGGCACGCCGTCCGCGAGGCGCTGCGCCGGTTGCAGCAGCTCGGCCTGGTCCGGGTCAGCCAGGGCGGCGCCACCCGGGTGCTCGACTGGCGGGTGCACGCCGGGCTGGACCTCGCGCTGTCACTGACCCAGTCGGGAGACGTACTCCCGGTGGAGACGCTGGTCCGCGACATGCTGGAGATGCGGGCCTGCATCGGCGTCGACGCGGCCCGGCTCTGCGCCGAGCGCGGCGACCCGGACGTCACGGCCGCCCTGGTCCGGGCCGCCGAGGAGTACGGCGCCCTCGCGCCCGACCTCGACCGGATGGCGGCGGCCAACATCGCCATCTGGCGGCTGGTCGTGCACGGCAGCGGCAACACCGCCTATCTGCTGGCGTTCAACAGCCTGGTGGCCGGCACCCTCGCCGTGGGCGACGTGCCGCCCGCCGGCCGGGCCGCCGAACTGCTCGACGTCGCCGGCCACCGCCGGCTCGCCGCCGCCATCGCCGCCGGCCAGGGTACGGCCGCCGCCCGGCACGCCCGGGCCCTGCTGACCGCTCCGGTCACCACCCCCACCACCACCCCGTCCGAAAGGGAAGCGCGCGCATGA
- a CDS encoding sterol desaturase family protein — MIPAVLYAVPAFLLLVVIEAVSYRFLPDDDERGYELRDTTTSLSMGLGSQLIGVPWKLLTAGLYAGLWLVAPVHLSPAHWWTWVIVFFADDLAYYWFHRLHHEVRVLWASHVVHHSSVYYNLSTALRQSWTPMTSLPFWLPLALLGIPPWMIFLQQSISLLYQFFLHTERITVLPRPIEWVFNTPSHHRVHHGSNAEYLDRNYGGILIVWDRLFGSFEPERAAVRYGLTTNIATYNPLRVATHEFAAIWADARSATSWRHRLGYVFGRPGWQPAR; from the coding sequence ATGATCCCCGCCGTGCTCTACGCCGTCCCGGCTTTCCTGCTGCTCGTCGTCATCGAGGCCGTCTCCTACCGGTTCCTGCCCGACGACGACGAACGCGGCTACGAGCTGCGCGACACCACCACCAGCCTCTCCATGGGCCTGGGCAGCCAGCTCATCGGCGTGCCCTGGAAGCTGCTCACCGCCGGCCTCTACGCCGGGCTGTGGCTCGTCGCGCCGGTCCACCTCTCCCCCGCCCACTGGTGGACCTGGGTGATCGTCTTCTTCGCCGACGACCTCGCCTACTACTGGTTCCACCGCCTGCACCACGAGGTACGCGTGCTCTGGGCCAGCCACGTGGTGCACCACTCCAGCGTCTACTACAACCTCTCCACCGCGCTGCGGCAGAGCTGGACGCCGATGACGTCGCTGCCGTTCTGGCTGCCCCTCGCGCTGCTCGGCATCCCCCCGTGGATGATCTTCCTCCAGCAGTCGATCAGCCTGCTCTACCAGTTCTTCCTGCACACCGAGCGGATCACCGTGCTGCCCCGGCCGATCGAGTGGGTCTTCAACACCCCGTCGCACCATCGCGTCCACCACGGCTCCAACGCCGAATACCTGGACCGCAACTACGGCGGCATCCTGATCGTCTGGGACCGGCTCTTCGGCAGCTTCGAGCCGGAACGCGCCGCCGTCCGGTACGGGCTGACCACGAACATCGCCACCTACAACCCGCTGCGGGTGGCCACCCACGAGTTCGCCGCGATCTGGGCCGACGCCCGGTCGGCCACCTCCTGGCGGCACCGGCTCGGCTACGTGTTCGGCCGCCCCGGCTGGCAGCCAGCCCGGTGA
- a CDS encoding lysoplasmalogenase, producing the protein MSRHWWRLFGVVAVVELVGVGFGWTAVQWVAKPLLAPLLLAYLVGVRRRVDPVAVGLVAATAGDVALLVPGRTAFLVGMGCFLVTQLAFGTAFVRHRRPPVVAVAAYLVLWAGANTLLWGTLGPLRLPVLGYSLALSLMAAAATGVSRRTAVGGALFLGSDLLIGLGAAGVRLPAQGLLVMTTYAAALLLITTGWVGAHATDPATRPADPTTRAADPAGAHSPRRP; encoded by the coding sequence GTGAGCCGCCACTGGTGGCGCCTGTTCGGGGTCGTCGCCGTCGTCGAGCTGGTCGGCGTCGGGTTCGGGTGGACGGCGGTGCAGTGGGTGGCCAAGCCGCTGCTGGCGCCGCTGCTGCTGGCATACCTGGTCGGGGTGCGGCGACGGGTGGACCCGGTGGCGGTCGGGCTGGTCGCCGCCACCGCCGGGGACGTGGCCCTGCTGGTGCCGGGGCGGACCGCGTTCCTGGTCGGGATGGGCTGCTTCCTGGTCACCCAGCTCGCCTTCGGCACCGCGTTCGTCCGGCACCGTCGGCCGCCGGTCGTGGCGGTGGCGGCGTACCTGGTGCTCTGGGCGGGGGCCAACACGCTGCTGTGGGGCACGCTGGGGCCGCTGCGGCTGCCGGTGCTCGGCTACAGCCTGGCCCTGTCGTTGATGGCCGCCGCCGCGACCGGGGTCTCCCGGCGCACGGCGGTCGGCGGGGCGCTCTTCCTCGGCTCGGACCTGCTGATCGGGCTGGGCGCGGCCGGGGTGCGACTGCCGGCGCAGGGGCTGCTGGTGATGACCACGTACGCCGCCGCGCTGCTGCTGATCACCACCGGCTGGGTCGGCGCCCACGCCACCGACCCCGCCACCCGACCGGCCGACCCGACCACCCGGGCCGCCGACCCCGCCGGTGCTCACTCGCCGCGCCGGCCGTGA